The genomic DNA GCACAGGGGGTGGCGCTCGCCGCGACGACCGAGGGCGTCGACGCGAAGGTGGTGATGCCCGAGCAGGCGCCTATCTCGAAGATCAAGGCGACCCGCTCGTACGGCGCGGAGGTGGTGCTGGCGGGGGCCGACTACGACGCGGCCGCCGAGCGCGCCCACGAACTCGAGGAAGCCGAGGGTCGCACCTACATCCACGCCTTCGACGACTACGACGTGATGGCCGGGCAGGGGACCATCGGACTGGAGATCGCCGAGGCGCTGCCCGATGTCGATACCGTCGTCGTCCCCATCGGCGGCGGCGGGCTCATCAGCGGTATCGCGACGGTGCTGAAGGCCGAGACGGACGCCCGCGTCGTCGGCGTGCAGGCCGAGGGCGCCTCGGCGGTGGCGGAGTCGCTCCGGAAGGGCGCGCCGGTCGAGCGCGAGCGCGTCGACACCATCTCGGACGGCATCGCGGTCCGGAAGACCGGGGAGAAGACCCTGCCGATCATCCGCCAGCGCGTCGACGAGGTCGTGACCGTCTCGGACGCCGAGACCGCGAACGCGCTGGTGGCGCTGCTCGAACGGTCGAAGACGCTCGTCGAGGGCGCCGGTGCGGTCCCACTGGCAGCGCTGGTCGAGCGGGCGTTCGACTACGACGAGGGCGAGACGGTCGTCACCGCGCTCTGCGGCGGGAACATCGACCTGAACGTGCTCACGACGGTCATCATGCGGGGCCTCGTCGAATCGGGCCGGTACCTCCGCATCCGGACCGTGCTGAAGGACCGCCCCGGTGCACTGGAGCAGCTCATCGAGGTCATCGCGGACGCCCGCGCGAACATCTACGCCATCCAGCACGACCGCACCTCGCGGGACATCGAGATGAACGCCGCCGACGTGAAACTGGACCTCGAGACCCGCGGCCACGAGCACGTCGTGGAACTCGTCGACGCGCTGGAGGCACACGGCTACGAGGTGGATATCCTGGTCTAGTGGTGGATTGATGAATTAGTGGAACATTTGGGGGTGAAATGCTCACTCCCCGCGCTTCTCCACCAGTCCCAGGCCGTACATCGTCAGCACCTCCTCGTCGCGCTGGTTCGTCGTCGTGACCAGGACGGTCGTGTGGCCGAACTGCGGGTTGTCGCCGGCCTCCTTGTCGACGAGTTCGACGTGGACCGAGAGCGTGTCGCCGGCGTAGACGGGCTGGTGCCAGCGGACCTCGTCCATCCCGTTCCCGCCGAGGGTGGCGTTGTCGTTCATGTAGCCCTTGACGAGCAGGCGTGCCGAGAGCGCACACGTCAGCCAGCCGCTGGCGATGATGTCGCCGAACATCGACCGCTTCGCGGCCTCCTCGTCGATGTGGATGGGCTGGGGGTCGTAGCGCTCGGCGAACTCCAGCATCTCCTCCTCGGTGACCTCGACGCTCCCGCAGTCCGTCTCGTGGCCGACCTCTAGGTCCTCGAAGTAGCGCACGTCTTGCTGTGCCATACCACGCCGCTGACTGTGGCTGGTAATGAATATTGGGGCTTCCGTGAACGGTCTTGATGGATGTCGCCGCGATGTTCTTCTCTGTAAACCGGCGCGTTCCTCCCGCCGCTGGCGGCGCTTCCCGGGTGAACCTTCGGGTCGGGTCCGGTCCCGGCACCGTTCCGTCCGGCAGTTTCACTTTCACCTACCTGTTGACGAGACTTTATATGATGGGGGGCACAACGCCAGGGTATGTCGACGACTGCTGACCTGGAGGAGCTGCCCGGTGTCGGACCAGCGACCGCGGACAAGCTCAAGGAGAACGGCTACGACTCGTATCAGAGCATCGCCGTCGCGAGCCCCGCCGAGCTCTCGAACAAGGCCGACGTGGGCGAGTCCTCCGCCTCCGACATCATCAACGCCGCCCGTGACGCCGCCGACATCGGCGGCTTCGAGACCGGGGCGGACGTGCTGAGCCGGCGCGAGGAGATCGGCAAGCTCCAGTTCCTCATCGACGAGGTGGACGAGCTGATGGGCGGCGGCGTCGAGACCCAGTCCATCACCGAGGTGTACGGCGAGTTCGGCGCCGGGAAGTCCCAGGTCACCCACCAGCTCGCGGTCAACGTCCAGCTCCCCCAGGAGTACGGCGGGCTGGAGGGGCGGGCCATCTTCATCGACAGCGAGGACACGTTCCGGCCCGAGCGCATCGACGAGATGGTCCGCGGGCTGCCCGAGGACGCCATCGAGGCGGCGATGGAGGCCCGCGAGATCGAGGGCGGCGCGAACGACGAGGATGCGCTCGAGGCACTCGTCGAGGACGTCCTCGACAAGATCCACGTCGCGAAGGCGTTCAACTCCAACCACCAGATCCTGCTGGCCGAGAAGGCCCAGGAGATCGCCAACGAGTACGAGGACGACGAGTACCCCGTCCGGCTCCTCTGTGTGGACTCGCTGACGGCGCACTTCCGCGCGGAGTACGTCGGCCGCGGTGAACTGGCCAACCGCCAGCAGAAGCTCAACAAGCACCTCCACGACCTCGACCGCGTCGGCAACCTCTACAACACGGCGGTCATCGTCACGAACCAGGTCCAGTCGAACCCGGACGCCTTCTTCGGTGACCCGACGAAACCCATCGGCGGCAACATCCTCGGCCACAAGTCGACCTTCCGGGTCTACCTGAAGAAGTCCAAGCAGGACAAGCGCATCGTCAAGCTCGTCGACGCGCCCAACCTCCCCGACGGCGAGGCCGTCATGCGCGTCAAGGGCGAGGGCCTCAAGCCCGAGTGACGGTCGCGTAACTCCTCGGAACCGTTCTGCTGCTCGTCTCAGGGTGTGAGCCGCTGGACCCGGAGCCACTCGATACTCGGCCCGCCTGCGTCGTCCGCCGTGCCGTCGACCAGCGCGAACACCATCTCCTTGCGGACGCCGTGCGCGAGTCGCACGTCGAGCGCGAGGTCCCGCGGCGCGAACGCGTGCTCGCCCGGGAGCACGCGGACGAGGAGTTCGGAGTGCCCGAGGTTCTCGACGCTCTCGACCGCGGCGTAGGTCCGGAAGTCGGCGCCGAACTTGAAGCCCGTCTTCGGGACGACGCCGCGGTCCCGGAGCGCCGTGTAGACCGCCAGTCGGCGGTCGAATCGGTCGCCCTCCGCCTCGCGTCCCCGGGCGATGACGGCCGCGCGGCCATCGGGTTCGTCGCCCGCCTCGATGTCGAGTACGCCGTCGCCCGCGAGGTACGCGGCCTCGACGAGCGAGAGCTGGACGGCGTCGTCGTCGCGGTCGAGCGGCTGGCCGTAGAATCCCTGCTCGTACAGTGCCTCCGGTGGGTCCCAGGCCACGACGCGGTCGCCCAGCAGGGTCGCCTCGACGCCGGTCGGCGGCGCGTGGTCGGTGGTCCCCTCGACGGGTGCCCGGGACGTGTCGAGGTAGGTGATCTCGGACTCCTCGTCGACGACCGCGAGGACACCGCCGTCGAGCCCGTCCGCCGGGATGGTCGTCCGCTCGCCGACGACGTGGACCCGGTGCTCGACGACGCCGTCCCAGGGCCCCTTCCCGCGCGGGTAGACGAGGAAGTCGGCCGCGTCGTCGGGGCCGACGGCGTCGCTCCAGCCCTCGCGCGTGGGCGAGCAGTAGAACCCGCGGTCGCGGAGGTCCTTGTAGACGAGAAAGCGAACCGCGAGGCCGTCACCGACACTCAGATACTCGCGGAACCCCCGGCCGTCGACCGAATCGAGGTCGCCCCGATAGAGCAGGTGCGCGGCCTCGACCGGCGCGAGGTCCAGCGCGGCGCCCGCTGGCCGGCCGTAGCCGCGCGAGTCGTAGAACCGCTCGCGGGCGTTGGCCGGCACCCGGACGATATCGTCCGTGCGTGTCTGTCCCTCCATGGCCGGCCGTTCGCCTCGCCACGCATAGCGATGACGGTGTGTGGACCGTCCGTCACGGCCCTGTTGAAATCCTCAGTCTGTGACCGTTCGTCGAGGCCGTGCTGGATACAGAGCGCGACCTTTTTCCGCCTCGGGTTCGCCTCCGGCGAACCACTCGGCGCAAAAACGTCGATGAAAAAGGCGGACGGCTCGGCCTTCGGCCTCGCCGTCCGGGAACCGCGCTCGCTCCGCTCGCGCGGACGCTGGTGCTGACTACATCCTCTGTATCTTGCACGGCTATACTGTCAGCTGTTGAGGATTTCAACGGAGTCTCCTTCACGGGTGCCTGTCCCGCCCGGTTCAGGCACCTCCTCGCAGCCGGCGGCCAGACAGCGTTCCCCGCCGTCACCCGCCCGCGGTTCGTACGTCGGGAGGCCACAGCCACACTCGCCGGCCAGCACGCCGTCGGGGACGGTGGCCGAGAACGTGCAGTCGGGGTAGGCGTCACAGCCCAGGATGAGCCCGCCCCGGCGGAGCACGCGCAGCGGCTCGCCGCAGTCCGGGCAGTCGAACTCGGCGTCGAACGCGGCAGTGACGGCCCGGTCGAGCGACTCGCAGGTCCGGTCCAGACAGACGGTGAACGCGTGGCCGCGCTCGACCCGGAACCGAGGGAGGCCACAGTCCGGACACGACTCCTCCGTGACGGTCGCACCCGCCGGCAGGCCGTAGCGTGCCTCGCACGCCACGCACGCGACCCCGCCGGTGTCCCGGACGAGCGTGCCGCCGCAGTCGCAGGTCCCGACCGGTTCGCCCGACGCCGAGGTCGGGTGCGTCTCGCGTGCGGCAGCATCGACCCGGACCCGGAGGCGACTGTCCCCATCGACCGCGGTGACGACCGTCCGGTCGCCGTCGGCGCTCGCGGGGCGCTCGCGCTCGACGGTCACGTGTTCGGGCCGTGTGAGCCACGCGACGGGCTGGTAGCCGCTCGCGTCGTGGACGAGCGTGGTCCCGTCGGGTTTGACGACGGTGACGAGCCGGCCGTGCTGCTTGCGCTCGGGCCGCCACGCGCCATCACCGCCGCTGTTCGTGAAGAAGGTGGTCGTGCTCTCCCCCGCGATGACCCTGACCGCTTCGGTGTCGGGCATGGGGTGGTTGCCCGCGTCCCCCTATTTCAACTTGCGCCGACGACACCGGGTCTGGGAAGTGCGTTCGTACTCCCGCCCGACGACAAGGGCTCCGACGAAGCCCTCGCGCTCTCGTGCCGCCGCGACTCGCTGCGGTCCTCGGCCTCACTGTGTTCGGCCTGCGGTCCTTGCTTCGTCGGGGCGACGACGAGAGCGCTCGCCCTTCGAGTCCGCCAGGGACGTGGACCGTATCACGGGCGCTGTGCCCCTGCCCTTCCCCAGGTTGCGTGGGTTCGGCGGCAAGCGCCTCACCACGCGCTCCCGGCCCAGGAACGGTTGCTTGCCCGGCTGGTTCCGGGAACAGGAAGCGCGCCAGCGGCCCCACCGTGGAGGCCGCTCGCGCTAGCGAGCGTGCCGGAACACATCCGCCGCTGGCGCGGGGAGGGGTGGGGGCGCTAGCACTCCGCCGGAACCACCACGCCCGGACGCTCGGTGCAACCAGCAACAGGGTGGGACTGAAAGGGGCCGGCCGGCTGGCCGGCGAAGCCGGCCAGCTATTCATTTCTCGGCGGAGCCGAGAAATCGCTCGACGAAGCACGGCGTTCGGGAGAGCGAAGCTCTCCCGCAGCCCATCAGAAATCGAATATTTCTGAGGACGACGCAAGCACTGCACCGAGCGACCGCAGGGAGCGAGGGAAGCGCGTGGTTCGAGAGACGCCGGCGGCGTCTCTCGTCATCCCGAAAGGCGGCTCTGCCGCCTTTCGGGCGACAGCGAGCCGCGCGAGTCGAGCGGGCGGGGGCTTTCAGCAGGAGCCGGAATCTCCAATTGGATGCCGAATTATCTGATTGATTGGGGAATCCCCCGGGATAATAGCAGATAAATCGATTAGGGACAGGATATCTTGATTATCCTTTCCGCGGACTCTCCAGCTCGATGTCCAGCCCGTCCAGCACCTCCTTCGCCTCCTCGCGTTTCTCCTGGTGCTCTTCGAGGAACTCCTCCATCAGGACCGCGGCCTGCTCCTTGCAGTCGCCACAGAGGCGTTCGCCGCCGACGCACTCCTCGTACACCTCGGTCGCGAACTCGTCGTCGTCGCCGGCCAGCAGGTACGCATAGAGTTCGTACACCGGGCACTCGTCGGCCTCGCCGCCGAGTTCGCGCTGCTCCTCGGCGGTCTCGCGCCCGCCCGTCGCGGCGGATTTGACCTTGTCGTACCCCTCCTCGGGGTCGTCGAGCAGCGAGATGTGGCTCGCGGGCACCGACGAGGACATCTTCCCGCCGGTGAGCCCGGTCATGAAGCGGTGGTAGACCGAGGAGGGCGGCTGGAAGCCGTAGCCGCCGTGCTCGACCTCGACCTCGCGGGCGAGGTCCTCGGCGGCCGCGCGGTCCATGTCGAAGGCGTCGACGTGGCCCTCGAAGACGCGTTTCTCGCCCTCGACGGCGTCGATGAGTGCCTCGAACGCCTCGTCGGTCGCGTTCCGGTCGAGGAAGCGGACGCGCGGGCGGAGTGGTTCCTTCCCGGCGGCGTCGAGGCTCTCGACGGCGCCCGCCCGAGCCTCGGAGGCGTCGGCGTGCTCGCGGAGCCAGTCGGCCGCGTCCTCACACCGGACGGGGTCGTCCCCGTCGCGCTCGGCCTCCAGCGCCTCGTACGCCCGTGCGAGCAACTCGCGCTCGTCGTCGTCGACCTCGAAACTCGCGTACCCCTCGGTCACCTTGAAGAACCGCATCCGCGCCGCGAGGTCGCGTGCAAGCCGCA from Haloglomus litoreum includes the following:
- the ilvA gene encoding threonine ammonia-lyase: MLDIEDVRAARDRIEDVVRRTPLDHSHTFSQRTGAEVHLKLENFQRTGAFKIRGALNKIRLLSEADREAGVVTASAGNHAQGVALAATTEGVDAKVVMPEQAPISKIKATRSYGAEVVLAGADYDAAAERAHELEEAEGRTYIHAFDDYDVMAGQGTIGLEIAEALPDVDTVVVPIGGGGLISGIATVLKAETDARVVGVQAEGASAVAESLRKGAPVERERVDTISDGIAVRKTGEKTLPIIRQRVDEVVTVSDAETANALVALLERSKTLVEGAGAVPLAALVERAFDYDEGETVVTALCGGNIDLNVLTTVIMRGLVESGRYLRIRTVLKDRPGALEQLIEVIADARANIYAIQHDRTSRDIEMNAADVKLDLETRGHEHVVELVDALEAHGYEVDILV
- a CDS encoding MaoC family dehydratase, with product MAQQDVRYFEDLEVGHETDCGSVEVTEEEMLEFAERYDPQPIHIDEEAAKRSMFGDIIASGWLTCALSARLLVKGYMNDNATLGGNGMDEVRWHQPVYAGDTLSVHVELVDKEAGDNPQFGHTTVLVTTTNQRDEEVLTMYGLGLVEKRGE
- the radA gene encoding DNA repair and recombination protein RadA; protein product: MSTTADLEELPGVGPATADKLKENGYDSYQSIAVASPAELSNKADVGESSASDIINAARDAADIGGFETGADVLSRREEIGKLQFLIDEVDELMGGGVETQSITEVYGEFGAGKSQVTHQLAVNVQLPQEYGGLEGRAIFIDSEDTFRPERIDEMVRGLPEDAIEAAMEAREIEGGANDEDALEALVEDVLDKIHVAKAFNSNHQILLAEKAQEIANEYEDDEYPVRLLCVDSLTAHFRAEYVGRGELANRQQKLNKHLHDLDRVGNLYNTAVIVTNQVQSNPDAFFGDPTKPIGGNILGHKSTFRVYLKKSKQDKRIVKLVDAPNLPDGEAVMRVKGEGLKPE
- the endA gene encoding tRNA-intron lyase — its product is MEGQTRTDDIVRVPANARERFYDSRGYGRPAGAALDLAPVEAAHLLYRGDLDSVDGRGFREYLSVGDGLAVRFLVYKDLRDRGFYCSPTREGWSDAVGPDDAADFLVYPRGKGPWDGVVEHRVHVVGERTTIPADGLDGGVLAVVDEESEITYLDTSRAPVEGTTDHAPPTGVEATLLGDRVVAWDPPEALYEQGFYGQPLDRDDDAVQLSLVEAAYLAGDGVLDIEAGDEPDGRAAVIARGREAEGDRFDRRLAVYTALRDRGVVPKTGFKFGADFRTYAAVESVENLGHSELLVRVLPGEHAFAPRDLALDVRLAHGVRKEMVFALVDGTADDAGGPSIEWLRVQRLTP
- a CDS encoding endonuclease NucS encodes the protein MPDTEAVRVIAGESTTTFFTNSGGDGAWRPERKQHGRLVTVVKPDGTTLVHDASGYQPVAWLTRPEHVTVERERPASADGDRTVVTAVDGDSRLRVRVDAAARETHPTSASGEPVGTCDCGGTLVRDTGGVACVACEARYGLPAGATVTEESCPDCGLPRFRVERGHAFTVCLDRTCESLDRAVTAAFDAEFDCPDCGEPLRVLRRGGLILGCDAYPDCTFSATVPDGVLAGECGCGLPTYEPRAGDGGERCLAAGCEEVPEPGGTGTREGDSVEILNS
- a CDS encoding tryptophan--tRNA ligase, translated to MTDDDTHGSDDTPPSDRPATPLTDGGSAAGADDVALDPWGSSTVGDYRKLFEEFGIEEFDEVLPEVPEPHYLMRRGVIFGHRDYGRVAEAMRNDTTGPDEPADAAVLSGFMPTGDPHIGHKMVFDEIIWHQERGADAFGLIADLEAHAARGLSWDEIDEHTRSYLLSLLALGFDPEQGELYRQSTNREVQDLAFELGTKANFSELSAIYDFDGETEVSYMQSVVTQMADILYPQLEKPRPTVIPVGPDQDPHMRLARDLAARMRFFKVTEGYASFEVDDDERELLARAYEALEAERDGDDPVRCEDAADWLREHADASEARAGAVESLDAAGKEPLRPRVRFLDRNATDEAFEALIDAVEGEKRVFEGHVDAFDMDRAAAEDLAREVEVEHGGYGFQPPSSVYHRFMTGLTGGKMSSSVPASHISLLDDPEEGYDKVKSAATGGRETAEEQRELGGEADECPVYELYAYLLAGDDDEFATEVYEECVGGERLCGDCKEQAAVLMEEFLEEHQEKREEAKEVLDGLDIELESPRKG